A window of the Paraburkholderia sp. ZP32-5 genome harbors these coding sequences:
- a CDS encoding GNAT family N-acetyltransferase encodes MPAPLQIRAVTREDFDAWLPLWDAYNAFYGRAGETALPREITRITWNRFFDGYEPMHAFVAERGGQLVGIVHFLYHRHTTMAGPICYLQDLYTLDSERGKGVGRALIEAVYERAKADGAERVYWQTHETNQTAMKLYDKVADKSGFVVYRKAL; translated from the coding sequence ATGCCCGCCCCGCTTCAGATTCGCGCCGTCACCCGTGAAGACTTCGACGCATGGCTGCCGCTATGGGACGCGTACAACGCGTTCTACGGCCGCGCCGGAGAAACCGCGTTGCCGCGCGAAATCACACGCATCACGTGGAACCGCTTCTTCGACGGCTATGAACCGATGCACGCATTCGTCGCCGAACGCGGCGGGCAACTGGTCGGTATCGTGCATTTTCTCTACCACCGCCACACGACGATGGCCGGCCCGATCTGCTATCTGCAGGACCTGTACACGCTCGACAGCGAGCGCGGCAAAGGCGTCGGGCGCGCGCTGATCGAAGCCGTGTACGAACGCGCGAAAGCCGATGGCGCCGAACGCGTGTACTGGCAAACGCACGAAACCAATCAGACCGCCATGAAGCTTTACGACAAGGTCGCGGATAAGTCCGGATTCGTCGTCTATCGCAAGGCGTTGTGA
- a CDS encoding TAXI family TRAP transporter solute-binding subunit, producing the protein MSRKRRRILIAAAIVLLVAFGWMLALVLQPAFQRTIVITTGADNGIYRGFADRYAPLLKREGIKLDIRSSSGSVENYERLTDPNSAYEVGFIQSGTTNPQETDNLQTIAAVSYEPIWVFYRGDATIDRLSQLRGKRISLGVPGSGLLNVSQVLLGYSGITSQNSTLLQMDANAAYQGLESGRVDAAFFIGRPDADMQRTLLTSNLKLMSFAQADALVQKFPSLSKIVLPRASTSVADDLPPHDVTLLAATALLVSRDTLHPALAYLLLDAARTVHGGEDYFTPLGTFPNLRTEEFPISDESIRYFKSGRPFLYRYLPFWLASLIERRFLILLPFMALLIGVLQALPRTLEARIKKRLVVWYREIKALEDEVWKTPHPTRAQIAQWNDDIESIDANASQIRIPYRYFQDVYALKQAIGIVRDRIAHVAERIDRK; encoded by the coding sequence ATGTCGCGCAAGCGCCGGCGTATTCTGATCGCCGCCGCGATCGTGCTGCTCGTCGCGTTCGGCTGGATGCTCGCGCTGGTGCTGCAGCCCGCGTTCCAGCGCACGATCGTGATCACGACCGGCGCGGACAACGGCATCTATCGCGGCTTTGCCGATCGCTATGCGCCGCTGCTCAAGCGCGAGGGCATCAAGCTCGACATTCGCAGCTCTTCGGGCTCGGTCGAAAATTACGAACGGCTGACCGATCCGAACAGCGCATATGAAGTCGGCTTCATCCAGTCGGGCACGACCAATCCGCAAGAGACCGACAATCTGCAAACGATCGCCGCGGTGTCGTACGAACCGATCTGGGTGTTCTATCGCGGCGACGCGACGATCGACCGGCTGTCGCAACTGCGCGGCAAGCGCATTTCGCTGGGGGTGCCGGGCAGCGGCTTGCTCAACGTGTCGCAGGTGTTGCTTGGCTATAGCGGCATCACGAGTCAGAACTCGACGCTGCTGCAAATGGATGCAAACGCCGCGTATCAGGGGCTCGAAAGCGGCCGCGTCGATGCGGCGTTCTTTATCGGCCGCCCTGACGCCGACATGCAGCGCACGCTGCTCACCAGCAACCTGAAATTGATGAGCTTCGCGCAGGCCGATGCGCTCGTGCAGAAATTCCCGTCGTTATCGAAGATCGTGCTGCCGCGCGCATCGACGAGCGTCGCCGACGATCTGCCGCCGCATGACGTCACGCTGCTGGCCGCAACGGCGCTGCTGGTATCGCGGGATACGTTGCATCCGGCGCTCGCGTATCTGCTGCTCGATGCGGCGCGCACGGTCCACGGCGGCGAGGATTACTTCACGCCGCTCGGCACGTTTCCGAATCTGCGCACCGAGGAATTCCCGATCTCCGATGAAAGCATCCGTTACTTCAAATCGGGGCGCCCGTTCCTGTACCGGTATCTGCCGTTCTGGCTCGCGAGTCTGATCGAACGCCGGTTCCTGATTCTGCTGCCGTTCATGGCGCTGCTGATCGGTGTGCTGCAGGCGCTGCCGCGTACGCTCGAAGCGCGCATCAAGAAGCGGCTGGTGGTCTGGTATCGCGAGATCAAGGCGCTCGAGGACGAGGTATGGAAGACCCCGCACCCAACCCGCGCGCAGATTGCGCAATGGAATGACGACATCGAGAGCATCGACGCGAACGCGAGCCAGATCCGGATTCCGTATCGTTACTTTCAGGATGTTTACGCATTGAAGCAGGCAATCGGGATCGTGCGGGACCGGATCGCGCATGTAGCGGAGAGGATCGACAGGAAGTAA
- a CDS encoding MFS transporter, translated as MRTIDNTTGDRSSAGVSAAVTPGSIIARLERMPRNRMQVRARILIGLATFFDGFDVIAIATTLPLLIAKWHLSPWDVGFLLGSGSIGQLIGAFLFPWYAERAGRVKAIALSSGIIGITSIACGFAPTFAVFVALRIVQGLGLGGELPVAATYINEISRAHGRGRFVLLYEIVFPIGLLASSAMGAWIVPRFGWEAMYFIGGAPLILFFTLRKLVPESPRWLAVRDRMAEADSAVLAFERAAKVPLPPVANSAEFDELVNRHPKRRIADLFGRAYLKRTIAVAMLWITCGFIQYGLSTWLPTIYRTIYHAPLQLALNLAVAASVLGVVGSLVCALLVDVVGRKPIISISFVLCAASLAAAGVLHDSSVYVVATCCALALGFLASGFITAYVYTPELYPTSIRAMGCGVGGAWLKVAAIFAPAIVSKTMIGGNLDVAFYILASVPLLAAVAVFLLGIETKGKVLEQLEA; from the coding sequence ATGAGAACTATAGATAACACCACAGGAGACCGCAGTAGCGCCGGTGTATCGGCGGCTGTGACCCCGGGTTCGATCATCGCGCGGCTGGAGCGCATGCCGCGTAACCGCATGCAGGTTCGCGCGCGGATCCTGATCGGTCTCGCGACGTTCTTCGACGGCTTCGACGTGATCGCGATCGCGACGACGCTGCCTCTGCTGATTGCAAAGTGGCATCTGAGCCCATGGGACGTCGGCTTTCTGCTCGGCTCCGGTTCCATCGGCCAACTGATCGGCGCATTCCTGTTCCCGTGGTACGCGGAGCGTGCCGGACGCGTGAAGGCGATCGCGCTCAGCTCGGGCATTATCGGCATCACCAGTATTGCGTGCGGTTTTGCGCCGACGTTCGCGGTATTCGTCGCGCTGCGCATCGTGCAGGGGCTGGGGCTCGGCGGCGAACTGCCGGTGGCCGCGACCTATATCAACGAGATCAGCCGCGCGCATGGCCGTGGGCGTTTCGTGCTGTTGTACGAAATCGTCTTCCCGATCGGGCTGCTCGCGTCGAGCGCAATGGGTGCGTGGATCGTGCCGCGCTTCGGCTGGGAAGCGATGTACTTCATCGGCGGCGCGCCGTTGATCCTGTTCTTCACGCTGCGCAAGCTCGTGCCTGAATCGCCGCGCTGGCTCGCCGTGCGCGACCGGATGGCCGAAGCCGATTCCGCGGTGCTGGCGTTCGAACGCGCGGCGAAGGTGCCGTTGCCGCCGGTCGCGAACTCGGCTGAATTCGACGAACTGGTCAATCGCCATCCGAAGCGTCGTATTGCGGACCTGTTCGGCCGTGCGTATCTGAAGCGCACGATCGCCGTCGCAATGCTGTGGATTACCTGCGGCTTCATCCAGTACGGTCTGTCGACGTGGCTGCCGACGATCTACCGCACGATCTATCATGCGCCGCTGCAACTCGCGCTGAACCTCGCGGTGGCGGCTTCGGTGCTCGGCGTGGTCGGTTCGCTGGTCTGCGCGCTGCTGGTCGACGTGGTGGGCCGCAAGCCGATCATCAGCATCTCGTTCGTGTTGTGCGCGGCTTCGCTGGCGGCGGCCGGCGTGCTGCACGATTCGTCGGTCTATGTGGTCGCGACGTGCTGTGCGCTGGCGCTCGGCTTCCTCGCCAGCGGCTTCATCACCGCTTACGTGTACACGCCGGAGCTGTACCCGACCAGCATCCGCGCGATGGGTTGCGGGGTCGGCGGCGCGTGGCTGAAGGTGGCGGCGATCTTCGCACCGGCGATCGTGTCGAAGACGATGATCGGCGGCAACCTGGACGTGGCGTTCTATATCCTCGCGTCGGTGCCGTTGCTCGCGGCGGTGGCGGTGTTCCTGCTCGGTATCGAAACCAAGGGCAAGGTGCTGGAGCAACTGGAGGCTTAA
- a CDS encoding MFS transporter: MTSELESRVSRKLMLRIIPFVMLLYFVSFLDRVNVGFAALSMNKAIGLSPTAFGLGGGLFFIGYFLFEVPSNLILHKVGARRWIARVMVSWGIVSLASAFVVGPNSFYALRFILGVAEAGFFPGIILYLSLWFPSRQRAVAAAWFMAAAPISTAIGSPISGAIMQLPPIAGLADWQLLYILEALPAIVLGFCVLKYLTDAPAQAQWLQPEERDWLIAKLKLEADARHAHAGHTAGALSALRDPRVLALALIYFGTSVGLYTLGLWAPLIIRQYGFGSFETGLLAGVPSVLAVIAMVLWAKHSDRTGERTWHVVIPCALACVGFLFAGNAATAVMIVLALVVVNVGISAAKAPLWAMPSMFLSGAGAAAGIAMINSVGNLGGFVGPFAIGWLKNVTGGYAAGLYVVGATLAVSAVVTLMLSRQTKRVPVAVGERHGH; the protein is encoded by the coding sequence ATGACTTCCGAACTCGAAAGCCGGGTGTCCCGCAAGCTGATGCTGCGAATCATCCCGTTCGTCATGCTGCTGTATTTCGTGAGCTTTCTCGACCGCGTGAATGTGGGTTTCGCGGCGTTGTCGATGAACAAGGCGATCGGTCTTTCGCCGACCGCATTCGGACTCGGCGGCGGACTGTTTTTCATCGGCTATTTTCTGTTCGAAGTGCCGTCGAACCTGATTCTCCACAAGGTCGGCGCGCGCCGCTGGATTGCGCGCGTGATGGTGTCGTGGGGGATCGTGTCGCTCGCATCCGCGTTCGTCGTCGGACCGAATAGCTTCTACGCGCTGCGCTTTATTCTCGGCGTCGCGGAAGCGGGCTTCTTTCCGGGGATCATCCTTTATCTGAGCCTGTGGTTTCCGTCGCGTCAGCGCGCGGTTGCCGCTGCGTGGTTCATGGCTGCGGCGCCGATTTCCACCGCGATCGGCTCGCCGATTTCCGGCGCGATCATGCAACTGCCGCCGATCGCCGGGCTCGCAGACTGGCAACTGCTCTACATACTCGAAGCATTGCCCGCGATCGTGCTCGGCTTTTGCGTACTGAAGTACCTGACCGATGCGCCCGCGCAAGCGCAATGGCTGCAGCCGGAAGAACGCGACTGGCTGATCGCGAAGCTGAAGCTCGAAGCGGACGCGCGCCATGCGCATGCGGGCCACACGGCCGGTGCGCTCAGTGCATTGCGCGATCCGCGTGTGCTGGCGCTTGCGTTGATTTACTTCGGCACGTCGGTGGGCTTGTACACGCTCGGTTTGTGGGCGCCGCTGATCATTCGCCAGTACGGCTTCGGCTCGTTCGAAACGGGGCTGCTGGCGGGCGTGCCGAGCGTGCTTGCGGTCATCGCGATGGTGCTGTGGGCGAAGCATTCGGATCGCACCGGCGAGCGTACGTGGCACGTCGTGATTCCTTGCGCGCTGGCATGCGTCGGCTTCCTGTTCGCGGGCAATGCGGCCACCGCGGTGATGATCGTGCTTGCGCTCGTCGTCGTGAACGTCGGGATCAGCGCGGCGAAGGCACCGTTGTGGGCAATGCCGAGCATGTTCCTGTCCGGTGCCGGCGCGGCCGCGGGGATTGCGATGATCAACTCGGTGGGTAACCTGGGCGGATTCGTTGGACCTTTTGCGATTGGGTGGCTCAAGAATGTGACCGGTGGATATGCCGCGGGCTTGTATGTGGTCGGTGCGACGTTGGCGGTGTCGGCGGTCGTGACGTTGATGTTGAGCCGGCAGACGAAGCGGGTGCCGGTGGCGGTGGGTGAGCGGCATGGGCATTGA
- a CDS encoding DUF3562 domain-containing protein translates to MSQPETNIDEVVKSIAEETDTPTETVSRMYADTLADYRHGARVLDYVPLFAAKKVRDQLRHPQSKH, encoded by the coding sequence ATGTCGCAGCCCGAGACCAACATCGACGAAGTAGTGAAAAGCATCGCCGAAGAAACCGACACACCGACGGAAACGGTATCGCGCATGTACGCCGATACGCTCGCCGATTACCGGCACGGCGCGCGCGTGCTCGACTACGTGCCGCTATTCGCCGCGAAGAAGGTACGTGACCAGCTTCGCCATCCGCAAAGCAAGCATTGA
- a CDS encoding LysR substrate-binding domain-containing protein: MSETVQPADLGFFSTLAASGSLSAAARELGLTAAAVSKRLTQMEQRAGVALVNRTTRRMMLTPEGELYVAHARRILDEIDELAELLGSAKKTPKGLLRVNATLGFGRSHVGPAISRFVARYPQVSVQLQLSVTPPPLTDDTYDVCIRFGEPPDTRVVARRLAPNRRLLCAAPSYIVAHGMPLTPHDLTRHNCIGIRQGDEAYGVWRLTSGRGAARKTEAVRIKGTLTTNDGEIAVKWALEGHGILMRAEWDIRQYLADGSLVQLLPDHDTSNADIFAVYSPRHQMSNRIRAFVEFIARDLTSEAGALV; encoded by the coding sequence ATGAGCGAGACCGTCCAGCCAGCGGATCTGGGCTTTTTCTCCACGCTCGCCGCGAGCGGCAGCCTGAGCGCGGCCGCGCGCGAGTTGGGGCTGACGGCCGCGGCGGTCAGCAAGCGCCTCACGCAGATGGAGCAGCGCGCGGGTGTCGCGCTGGTGAACCGCACCACGCGCCGCATGATGCTGACGCCCGAAGGCGAGCTATACGTCGCGCACGCGCGGCGGATTCTGGATGAAATCGACGAACTGGCCGAACTGCTCGGCTCGGCGAAGAAGACGCCGAAGGGCTTGCTGCGCGTGAACGCGACGCTCGGTTTCGGCCGCAGCCATGTCGGCCCGGCGATTTCGCGCTTTGTCGCGCGCTATCCGCAGGTATCGGTGCAATTGCAGTTGTCGGTCACCCCCCCGCCGCTGACCGACGACACTTACGACGTCTGCATCCGCTTCGGCGAGCCGCCGGACACGCGCGTGGTCGCGCGCCGGCTCGCGCCGAACCGGCGTCTGCTGTGCGCGGCGCCGTCGTATATCGTGGCGCACGGCATGCCGCTGACGCCGCACGATCTGACGCGCCACAACTGCATCGGCATCCGTCAGGGCGACGAAGCGTACGGCGTGTGGCGTCTGACCTCCGGTCGCGGCGCCGCGCGCAAGACGGAAGCGGTGCGCATCAAGGGCACGTTGACCACCAACGACGGCGAGATCGCCGTGAAGTGGGCGCTCGAAGGTCACGGCATCCTGATGCGCGCCGAGTGGGACATCAGGCAGTACCTCGCGGACGGCTCGCTGGTTCAGCTGCTGCCCGATCACGACACATCGAACGCGGATATCTTCGCGGTGTATTCGCCGCGGCATCAGATGTCGAATCGGATTCGCGCGTTCGTGGAGTTTATTGCGCGGGACCTGACGAGCGAGGCAGGCGCGCTGGTGTAA
- a CDS encoding DMT family transporter yields the protein MPSRHSAAFTALLAAALFGATTPLAKALLGSLPPFLLAGLFYLGSGAGLAVVMLVRRIRQRGTARPAGHSEAQREAQREAQRKAQRLPLRDLPWLAGAIAAGGVAGPVLLMLGLGTTPAATASLLLNLEGVFTALIAWIVFRENVDTQVFLGMVAIVAGGAVLSWQPGAAAAGGLPAGALLLAGACACWAIDNNLTRKVSTHDATLIACLKGLVAGSVNVVLALAFGAGWPHGTHVGNIVLALLTGFAGYGVSLVLFVVALRNLGTARTGAYFSVAPLFGVTLAWLLWPEAPTWQFWLAAALMAFGVWLHIRERHEHPHTHEALDHTHRHRHDAHHQHEHDFPWDGEEPHTHAHHHAPIAHTHAHFPDIHHRHTH from the coding sequence ATGCCGTCCCGCCATAGCGCCGCCTTCACCGCCCTGCTCGCCGCCGCGCTGTTCGGCGCCACCACGCCGCTTGCCAAGGCCTTGCTCGGCTCGCTGCCGCCGTTCCTGCTCGCCGGGTTGTTTTATCTCGGCAGCGGCGCGGGTCTCGCCGTCGTGATGCTGGTGCGCCGCATCCGGCAACGCGGCACCGCTCGACCGGCCGGACACAGTGAAGCGCAGCGCGAAGCACAGCGCGAGGCACAACGAAAAGCACAGCGCCTGCCGCTGCGCGACCTGCCGTGGCTCGCCGGCGCAATCGCCGCGGGCGGCGTCGCCGGTCCCGTGCTATTGATGCTCGGCCTCGGCACCACGCCGGCCGCCACCGCATCGCTGCTGCTCAATCTCGAAGGCGTGTTCACCGCACTGATCGCGTGGATCGTGTTTCGCGAGAACGTCGACACGCAGGTATTTCTCGGCATGGTCGCGATCGTCGCGGGCGGCGCCGTGCTGTCCTGGCAACCTGGCGCGGCCGCCGCAGGCGGCCTGCCGGCCGGCGCGCTGCTGCTCGCCGGTGCCTGCGCGTGCTGGGCCATCGACAACAACCTGACCCGCAAGGTGTCGACGCACGATGCCACGCTCATCGCCTGTCTGAAGGGGCTCGTGGCGGGCTCCGTCAACGTGGTGCTCGCGCTCGCTTTCGGTGCGGGCTGGCCGCACGGCACGCATGTGGGGAATATCGTGCTCGCGCTGCTGACCGGCTTCGCGGGTTACGGCGTCAGCCTCGTGCTGTTCGTCGTTGCATTGCGTAATCTGGGCACCGCGCGCACCGGCGCGTATTTCTCCGTGGCGCCGCTATTCGGCGTGACGCTCGCGTGGCTGCTGTGGCCCGAGGCGCCGACATGGCAATTCTGGCTCGCGGCCGCGCTGATGGCGTTCGGTGTATGGCTGCATATCCGCGAACGCCACGAGCATCCGCACACGCACGAAGCGCTCGACCATACGCATCGCCATCGGCACGACGCGCATCATCAGCACGAACACGATTTTCCATGGGACGGTGAAGAGCCGCACACCCACGCGCATCACCATGCGCCGATCGCGCATACGCATGCGCATTTCCCGGACATTCACCACCGCCATACCCATTGA
- a CDS encoding tartrate dehydrogenase gives MKTYRIATIPGDGIGKEVVPAGAQVLEALAKTTRAFAFEFENFDWGGDYYRAHGVMMPADGLDAIRNKDAILFGSAGDKDIPDHITLWGLRLKICQGFDQYANVRPTRILPGIDAPLKYCKPEDLNWVIVRENSEGEYSGVGGRVHQGHPIEAATDVSILTRAGVERIMRFAFRLAQSRPRKLLTVITKSNAQRHAMVMWDEIALQISKEFPDVTWDKELVDAATARMVNRPATLDTIVATNLHADILSDLAAALAGSLGIAPTGNVDPERRYPSMFEPIHGSAFDIMGKGLANPVGTFWSVVMLLEHLGESDAARLVMQAIEAVTANRSLHTRDLGGTATTAQVTAAVCAFIGAFIEQAAAPAANAA, from the coding sequence ATGAAGACCTATCGCATCGCAACCATCCCCGGCGACGGCATCGGCAAGGAGGTCGTGCCCGCCGGCGCGCAGGTGCTCGAAGCGCTCGCGAAGACCACCCGCGCGTTCGCCTTCGAGTTCGAAAACTTCGACTGGGGCGGCGACTACTATCGCGCGCATGGCGTGATGATGCCGGCCGACGGCCTCGACGCGATCCGCAACAAGGACGCGATCCTGTTCGGCTCGGCCGGCGACAAGGACATTCCCGATCACATCACCTTGTGGGGCTTGCGGCTGAAGATCTGCCAGGGCTTCGATCAATACGCGAACGTGCGGCCGACGCGCATCCTGCCCGGCATCGACGCGCCGCTGAAATACTGCAAGCCCGAGGACCTGAACTGGGTCATCGTCCGCGAAAACTCGGAGGGCGAATATTCGGGCGTGGGCGGCCGCGTGCATCAGGGTCATCCGATCGAAGCGGCGACCGACGTGTCGATCCTGACGCGCGCCGGCGTCGAGCGCATCATGCGCTTCGCGTTCCGTCTCGCGCAGTCGCGTCCGCGCAAGCTGCTGACCGTCATCACGAAGAGCAACGCGCAGCGTCACGCGATGGTGATGTGGGATGAGATTGCGCTGCAAATCTCGAAGGAGTTTCCGGACGTCACGTGGGACAAGGAACTCGTCGATGCGGCGACCGCGCGCATGGTCAACCGTCCGGCGACGCTCGACACGATCGTCGCCACCAATCTGCACGCCGACATTCTTAGCGATCTCGCCGCCGCGCTCGCGGGCAGCCTCGGCATCGCGCCGACCGGCAACGTCGATCCGGAGCGCCGCTATCCGTCGATGTTCGAGCCGATCCACGGCTCCGCGTTCGACATCATGGGCAAGGGGCTCGCGAATCCGGTCGGCACGTTCTGGTCGGTCGTGATGTTGCTCGAACACCTTGGCGAATCCGACGCCGCGCGCCTCGTGATGCAGGCGATCGAAGCCGTGACCGCGAACCGGTCGCTGCATACGCGTGATCTCGGCGGCACTGCGACGACCGCGCAGGTGACGGCGGCCGTTTGCGCGTTCATCGGCGCGTTCATCGAGCAGGCGGCGGCGCCTGCAGCGAACGCGGCGTGA